The DNA window TTTGTTTATGACTGTCAAGCTATAAAAGTTAATCACAGTGATTGGTATCTGTCAACATAGTTCAGTGTGATAGGAGGGGGGGGGAGTGTAGAAAGTACCTCGCGGATGAGATGGTGTTCGAATTATTGAGGGTGGTTTTTTCTGCGCTTTTGCTTCCTTTCAGATAAAgcttttttgggagttgattttaatcaactctcctatgcagttactctgacaaaccgaaagtgaaacagtgtttgaacctaagcacaaatcatccccgctgacaagacttagttctcggaaataatcgataaattcgctGTAATAAATTCTGAAGCattaattgtttttcaaggaaacttatttattgataccttgaaaatagtcagattttaaatggtaagaaacaatttagacattttttgtagtgatatgtattcctacgctagagtttaCTATATTATTGTTCAACCAAACGATCGGTGGTTTCCGTAAATCTTCGACAAGCAGATAAtttctcttgcttgtcggagattaacaaagacagtcgagcgtctggttgaacaaaGCTAGAgttaaatattgcttggatccattcaattttcagaaatatttcgattactgatatgtacgttgatggaattaatagtatctttaaatattacacgacatgattcatatggggttttctcgaaattcttttcGGAAGAGTTCGagtattcatattataaaaaatgtgcgtaaatcaaatacatataagaaaccacttgccatgcaaaataacactatcgttgattctaaaataaataataatcgataaaatcaactcccgtcagtactttgatttcaaattgtttgtataatataattattttggaaaatattcaaaactctTCAGAGAACGACAAAATTACATAATGTTTGGAGATTTTTAAGTACATTTCGCATTAATACTTTTATTATGCAAACCGAGCCGTGTAGGGTCGTATAATTTCCGTTTcagtttcatattttttcttcttgcAGGGTGCTAGACctaatcaagattttttttttatttttatattcactACATAAACTGGTgcatgataaaattaaaaatggacAATGCTATACTTAGTTTcttttacataatataatatttattttctacGTTAATACAATGACAATACAGGTATAGCAAAAACGAAAGAAGAGTTTATCAAAGTAAGTCTTTCTTCAATGATTATTTCTATGTTggagttattaaaaaaaacagatttGCAACAACTGTAACCTTTTATCTATCAATATTTCACCTGATTTCATTCGTCTTCATTGTCATTCGTTTTTCTATGTTTAACTACACGTCATATCATTCAGATTAATTTCtctacgaaagacgaatagtgtcatatgttaaaaaatatctcGTAATTTATGAAAAAGTTCGTAAttacaaactttttatcatcATTGTTTTTACCAGGAGCACCttaagtatatatacatgtattagtaataACATTCATCCTtctgattttttgttgttgatttgtTCACTTTTGATATGTTAAAGAGATTTGGCCTCCAGTCCATATAATAAGCAAGAGGCCCACAGGCCTTGACGGTCCCGGAGTACCATAGCctaatgtaaaattgtttacgCGAAAAATGCACGACCAACAATAAGTTACCCAAGTGACTTAAGTGACGTAGAAAATTACATGTtcacaatatggccatatttacccatcccccccccccccccggccaaaTAAAAAGCAAGAACCactgcattttaaattttaaaaaagacatataATGAACAACAAATGCATTATCTCCCTAGATTGTAAAGGTACGGaagaaaatatcataaattttcattacacAATACAAGAGGAGGacaaaaaaaatgcattttgtaCATCTCCCTTGGCTGTGAactattatcaaattttaaacatttttctacatTTGACAATATTGGCCCTGTCCGAAACTACAAATACAGAATATATGGTCATCTTCTAAACTGTATAGATCTATCTGAAAAACATATGGTGGTTGTCGTGTTCGATAGAAATGCGCGTAAAATGTTTGTGTAATTTGCCTACATACGGAACATACCCGCCATGTCTACTAatgtgtctatatttagatatgACTATTCAAGCAATACGGATATTTAAAGGTTCTTACCACTTTTTTTGCAACCCCCTCTTTATGGCCCCTGGAGAGTGGGGTCATAGATTTCGCAATTTTTGTTCCCTTTCCCCTATAGATGCTACACACCAAAGTTCAAGATAACCCCAGTAGTTTCCGAGAATAAGCtgaaaatgttcatatcataACACACGACCATGGAAAAAAACAGATCGCAATAGCTGAATAGGTCaactgagtgactcaggtgacatAAAACACACAAGGTATGAAACACAATTTTATAAGGAATCTGGGGGTCTATTTTACAGTACAGTATCTGTAGGAGGCTATTTAATAccaaatagaaaacaaaaaagttcTCGAAGTATTTATTGACTTgtatacaaattacaaataaaacaattcagTCACACACATCACACACAAACACAGAGCAATTTGTGTCTACTCCCATACAAAGCACAGGCGTATGATATACAACTAATTAAATtctgttttaaagatttctttcAAATTCCATGTTAAAGTATCTTGTTGTACATGATGTTATGGCATAGTTTCTATTAAAGAGGAACTTTTCTGATAGCTTACACTTTaggaataattttaattatctatccatattttgaaaaattaatatattgacatcatattttttgtaatattcaTCACCTTTTTGTATTTGTACCTATAGTAATCAAATACAATctacaatacataaaaatccaTCAGAATTATTTCttcttaaggatgacgtttactcagaatgaaaaaaatatccactgatgataatgaaaaaccatctattgtatgttatagacctttgattgtagtgttgtttctcactttcagaaaagtaggtcaatgacctactttttgagttaatggccattgaatattttttgaaaaatcaagaaaaatcccgtAAAATTTTCGctacgattgagattttcttaattgttaaaatattacaaataataaaatactttaaaaaataaaatacagtttatgaatggtagtggcactaaaAAGATACAATGCATGAACATTTcagcaacaatttttaaaaatattctagtccgaatttcctctatcagttttaaaattcatacccattattgatatgattttacaaaaaattgaatgatgataatacaaaaacatttatattaatgaaCTACTCATATTGGCCtaattctgttggcataaaatctatatgaggtcaatgatcaaaattttgagatatggtgtcttttatcgtttttaagcatttttcaatattcgtGAAAGTCGTGtcataagattattttaatgaataagtgaggttaaaactaacagaaaatatgcaaaattatttatactaaaatattaaatcttaactttcaatataagagtactaccaaaaaaaaatttagcggaaaacaaaatctgcaaaatttagtccgaatttcctctgtttggctaaaagtctatttttgtttgagcctaatttcataatatagtaaaaatatcgattgttttgtcaataataattcatttcataaatatttttttggttagaacaaattttactcattaaattgaattttataaccatccgaatttgagaactcaaaccctgtgtaaacaacacccttaatagataaaaacaaaaaataccaGTTGTTTCCAAATattcaagtaaaaaataatgtaatatcTGCTCCTGGAATacatcattatcatttttccctttAACTCATATTCAAGTCACAAAAAATTCCTCTCGTACAGAAAAACCATATCACATATTTATGATGCGTACATTATCTTGATGACTAGATATATAGTAGTATACACAGTTCATATATCACTCTTAATTATTGCTTTGTACATAAGTTTAAAAAGTTTacctttatttaaaacaattactagAAGATACACTAGAATAAAGATGCATAAGAATTAAAGCCTTTGCTTCAAAATGTACTTAAAGTATGCATATCTATAACAGCTTACTGAGCTTAGGATATAATAGTGAATTTCATTTAACTTAATGAAACTTGTAGAATCATACACAATATTTCTTTGTACTGATCTACTTTTAGCTACATAGAGAAACTTTGTATCTAAATcttttgatgtttgaaaaacaaatacaattagACGTAAATCTAAAGTATACTTGAatatgttattaattttaaaatgtgaagtacatgtatcatacctCTCTATTATAGAAGTACACACATTCCTACAACTTTTGTACAACCATTTctcaacaaaaaacaaaaattaatacttGACATTTTTCTATGAAGTCACATTTTTGTTGAGGCTTATGAAATGCACATTCATTGTCAAGCTGTATATGCATGTAATGGAAATGttgatacaaattttataaagCAACATACCAGTACGAGAAACATTTTTATGTAACAgcattttttatacatttacatgttgtTGCAACTTatatcttaaaaagaaaaaccaaaaaTGTCACTGAGCACTGTTACAAATTATGACTATATTCACAGGAAATGGAAATGTTGATCCAAATTTAATaaagcaaatgtacgagaaacaTCTTTATGTAACAgcattttttatacatttacatgtagttgcaacttatatctttaaaagaaaaaccaaaACTGTCACTGAGCACTGTTACAAATTATGGCTATATTCACAGGAAATTGAAATGTTTATACAAATTTCATaaagcaaatgtacgagaaacaTCTTTATGTTacagcattttttttatacatttacatgtagttgcaacttatatctttaaaaaaaaaccaaaaatttcACTGAACACTGTTACAAATTATGGCTATATTCACAGGATtggatttcaaatgaaagcagCATGTTAAACATTagtcaaaattaataaaaacacaacTTCCACAATGCAATGCCACTGTTCTGACAATATATTACTTCATCATACTGTGTAGTTGCACCGCAACATACAATACcaatttcaaaatatcacaAGAAATACTTATACATTATACACATTTTGAGATAGACATGATTCGTCGATCTGACAGAATGTGCGATTCTTGTTTCTCCCATTAGTTGTTGCAGCCTGCGACCAGAAGCAACTTTATATGCGAGTTGAAAAACAAGCAGACAGAACACACACCAAAAGCAACCAAAACTTTTTGATAAAACTATCACCTATGTTTAGGTCAAGAGCACAAGTCTTTCTGGAACAGTTCTCAACCTGTAGAACTATTTGGAGAAATGCTGGATGTCTAACTTAGCACACTGAGTGCTATCTGGAATATCATGGAGATGAACAGATGAACTGACTACAGGGTTACTGCTATTGATAGTGAGGGGTTTCCTGACCCGTTAGACGTCGATATATTAAGATGGGCATGGTCTACATGTGaatctgtacaaaaaaattatacgatgataaatgttttataataaaCCTGCAAAACTGGCATTTATTAATCAAAAGTATAATATGATTATGTGtaattaaggtaaaaaaaaaagtccaaaacttgAAGTGTGGTGGATTGTGTTGAATAGATGTTTAATGGGGGGAAATATATAGGATGACAGcttattattcaaatatttcattaaagagTGTTTTGGTACAACAAAAAAATGAGAGAGCTTCAGGCAGTGCATTACTTTGTTAATCTTGTCTACAGAAAGCAGAAAGAAAACCTCATCATTTGACAAGAACATGCCATTCATCAGCTAATTAGATGTAATGAGAAGGTTCTTCATAGGAAAGACTCCTTTTCATTAGCTAaatttgattggttgaaaataTCTCATTTTCTAAACTACTAATAAGACATCTGAAAATACCATCTTCAGATGGAAAGACATCTACGATCTTCTGATAAGCTTGTCAAGAGACAGAGCCTTCCTAAccatttaagatttttttttaatttaaaatatctatgtgaattttacaaaatgttttatcagATAAATATCTATAAACCATAGCCTTGAATTACATACAACTGTTGGAACAATGAAGCACAATAATCTACATTTCTTAGCAGAACATATCATATTGAggaattttctacataattttaaaagaacaaTTCTAAAGAATGCTTATAGAGCCTGGATACATTTACAgcgattttaattttgtttaacaaaaaaaagaatcaaacattaaaacaaacttcCAACAGACCCATACTGTGTCATCATTAGAATTTgaggtggctcaattttcgtggtattcgtgggtatcCCTCActcacgaatttacatcctccacaaaaactaaaatattaaagatttagTTTCCTACTTAAACTGAAAACCGACACATCCACGAACTAACATCCCCATGAATAAGCAAAAATCccataatccacgaaaattggctcccacgaaattaaatggtTCCACAGCACACATAAACAGTAAAATGGGTAAACATTTCAGTTCACTTAAAAGTCAACGAGATCTCTGTAGTTTGGAATTATTCTGCAAAAGTCAGACTTTTCACCACATTAGTTCAACTGATTTAAGTTAAAAATCTAGAATTCTTGACATCTTGACAGTATGTAATAAAGAACATACCACTCCATTCTGGACACTGAATCCCAGCTGATATTTGACGTCTGGTCGCTTGATCAAGACCTTCACCACTGGTGCACAGGGAACCACCGTTAACTTTACCACTGTCTGGTTCTTACTTGTCTAGAACagaatacaatttacatgtactgaaatTGGAAAATATCTACCACatcatatactgtggaatcaattTTGTTTGTGGGGGTCAATCTTcgtgggtagccaaaattttcctaGTTCGCTGGGACGTAATTTCTTTGGTAGCAAGTTTGgggaaatttttataaataacaaatgCTTATTTATAACTTCATAAGGATGTAAATTCACAGGCATTAAAGGTCACCAACAAAAGCCACGGACATTAATCccccatgaacaatgatgattccacagtattactTTTCTGAATAATTTCTCttcatttcaacatttgtttCTGTTATAAAGTctaatttttcaaatcattaatGCAGCAATTAAAATACAGTGATACTGATGTAGAATTAACTACGACTATGTCTGCACACTAAACTGAATTACATATAAATGTGAATATCATAAACAAAGTAAACCAGTGATCAATAGGatgaaaaattttaataagGGAATGCATTCTCTCAATAAATTCACGAGAATTGCTACCTTGTTGTAGTTTTGACAGGCTGAGAGAGGGAGTCCGAACAGGCTGATTCCATTGATGGAGATGATCTGGTCCCCGATGTTTAGCTGTCCACAGCGGGCGGTCGGACCTGAGGGGTACATGTTGACCAGGACCACGGTCAGCACCATGGATCCCCACCCTGACTCTACTATCACAATACCAAGCATCTCTCCCTTCATTTTTGGCCCAATAACCTGCAAGTTACAaccatatttataatttttattgcattttttaaaacctttttatagtttgttgtttattgtttattatttataaaactaaaaacaaCGTCTACACATTGGTCAGATATGATTATAATTCGTAAATTCAAGAAGAAtctttaaggaaggagtcttttcgttatcaaacatacttcttaccagaagaaattcatgaaattttgacacagtaaAACAAATCCTATAatcaaatgattctatcagtttaatcaattttacctccttgtttttgcataaagttcaggtcaaggtcactaccttttcaCTCAACTTAAAGGATCATAACAATAAATGTAGTTCTTTGCAGTTATGTAGACATCTGTTTAAGATATGAACATTcttttcttcaatgaaatgatagcatatcagaatgtctatcagttTATCCTACAAAATGggaataaatattgaaactaaaattgatattgcctagcccgcatttcctctaattttcttaaattttgaagatattttgataatttttgataTTTCCAATATTAAGATATTTCTCATTTTTACGTATTCTGAAGAccttatataaagatataatttgacagaaaagctaaaatattgtccatttaataagagagaaaaactgattttagtgatttattcacacaaatcattgtatagaatgggcgctttaacaagcttataaaaatgtaatttgatcggcaaatcttattttaaaaacaaattcttaaACCCAAGTattatattttcagaaaatgccatACACTAAAATTACCAAAGCAAAGTCGAGGGACAAGTGTTCATTGTGTGAACAAGGAGTTCAGGACAATAAGTGGCAGGAGCACTTGCTGATGTGTAATGGAGGGAAGTTTCCATGCAAGATGTGTGGTAAACTTTTTAAGAAGAGTTCCTACCTTCAGCGTCATGAGAAGAAGTTCCACCCAGCAGaagttctggagaagaagaccGAGGGTGATAAAGAGTGGTTAGAGCAAGACCCAGGAGAACTAATTGGGGAAGTATCCAATGAAAGCGATTCAAGCTCCAGTAGTATTGATTCTAATGAAGAGGAAGACGTGGTTGAAGAAAGTAAGGTGGATGAGCCTGGGAAAGATAATGAGCGTCAGGTACCACAAGAGATCAAGAAGGTAGAAGAGAAGGGTGGtgaagtaaatacatgtagcagtTCCTTAGAGAAAGGAAGGATAATAAGGAAGCCGACAATACCGATTCCGGTATTTGCTCCTCAGAGAAGGGTACCTCTGAACTTACCCGATAAGAACGTTTCCCTGAAACGATTCCACTTCTCCTCAAAATGCTCAACCAGCACACAAACAGAAGATGTTTGCCATGCTGCTCAAACCAGAATCAAAAAGAGAAAACTTCACAAGACCACCTTCAGCTATGTTAAAGATGACAAGAACGTGGAAGAGATCTTAGAGGAAGAAGAGtttgaatatgaaaattaaCTAATCATCTTAAATGCCAGTGTAAGATAACACTCGGTTAAAACACATGTTTGTAAATTATAAGAGTAAACTTAATAACTTTTGgaaaatatgtatgtagtttgtATAAAGCACGTCAGTTCAATCAATATGCCGGACGCATAAGTTTCGGAGGCGTGGGTATTGtagtaaatattccaattaaAGCATCATTGAATCAGATAATTTCCTCTGTGTTTGGTTATTAGATTAAACGTTACGATGATCCCGAGTCACGTGACAGAAAGCGATTTTTTTAGAGGCTATAAAAGGCCGGCGCGCTATTGAACGGAGTTCAGTTGGCGGATAGCTGCAGTAGCGAAAGGAACTCTACGGGTAAGAATTTTAGGTCTCATTTGCGGTGTCTCAAATTAATGCAGACGGACCATTTGAGATTTATATATTCTTCGGTACTGTACTAGTAGTTAATACAAAGCCAAGAGAGTGATTTTAGGCACTAGGTTTCAGACTGCGGTCTGGGAGGCTTTGGTTCAGCACACTTGCTGGAACGTAGAGTTTCAGACAAATAAAGGTTTCAAGCACAGAGGgttaaaaggaaaatttattACATCATTCAATCATATTTGTGATCAAAGTGAAGTGatctttatttaattatgataatCAAACTAAACGTAAAGTAACGTTAAGAAAAATTTATATCATTCGTGGTTAGAACCCACAAAACACATTACAACTCTAACTcattgcatttaatatgaaaaatcccgataGTTTCGAATGTGAACTCGAAGCGAGTGAAAAACGTTGCTGGTAAAAAAAGCGTTGAACTCttcattaaaatgaattaaatttttagatgaaaggtatctACAGCCTCATAATggcttattatgaataatttgactattattttcaatgcagcttcattaagttttggagcgattctgcaattttttcctacattacgggtatatcagagacattttaactgtggtaaaggcctgtcccgagacacagttcgATTATtctgtgtcgatgtatctatttcgtaaatgtccgatatcatatacaATGTCAACACATGCACGCAAGGGTCAAAGtctagaaatgaaaaaaaatgttagtgtcGTATTGTTATAAATAAACGAAAGTTACATTTGTCACTTGTCACACTTGTCGTTATTTTTCCTCATCCTCCGCTCCGGATCCCAAGACCTCTTAGGAACTCTTCAATATTCGGCTGGCCCTGAGCCGACGCACCTTTTCGGGGTATAGAAAATCTTCTGGGTATCTGGACTTGTTTGTTATCCAGTTTTGGTATAAGAGTCTAACTCTATTGTTGCCATGCCAGTTTTTGTGATGAGTATACAAAGACGCAGcattgttaaggcgtcccgatgctaaaatacggctggaaaacgatattatttgaatcatggcaaaaataattttaccgggagtatttctttaaatctatgttacatttattgacatcgatgttaaacattatatttgatgcatttttgtgacgtcatatgtacttcgtaatcacgtgacaggcgaatcctaatattgcaaatgatctagttaaaacgcatcggcgcaggtgattaatgacattaaatcatgcatatttttaagaaaaatcatttgttaagtcataaactttgaagttcttgcttgggaaagaaatagatatttcgtttatagaagatattgttgaaacattccacaaaatcatcaaaataatgcacatttttactaatcaaaagcgatttacaaaaaattggggtAAATCTGTAGGTTTCCgcagcacgattcacattggtacttatattctccaccaattttacgtaaaatattctaaaattgtgttgatctttcacctgcgccaagctggttttacatgcattaaaatttcttcattcagttgtttacacgtagcagggagagtctccaaaccactagtttataaatagtcttttacttaaaacgaagctttaaaactgccgattattcGATACTGGTTTTTGATATGAATGAATCCTGTACGTCTAGAATTAACTGCAGCATCtatataaaggaaacatgcggtattatactggtttgatataattcacttttaacgttaagatacattccctgagaactatcgacaggaatgcagatcgtgacgtcaaagttaattatgacgtcatatcgtatgaagtacagacaagtgactctCTACATATcgcatcgggaagccttaacatgcccgcggAGACTTCTTCTTTGTTCAGTCCAGTCCCCCAGAACATATTGAAGGTCCCTCAGCAAATGTGATATTACCATCGAATTTCTCGAGAAAAGCCCTGACCTCTGCTTTTTGATGCACCTTAGCAGTGATGATCTCCTAAATTAGTCTTTTTGACGTCATTTCATCCTTAGGGATCTCTACTTGTATTGGAAATCCTCTTAGCATCAAGGGTTGTTACCATATCTCTCACCATCTGTGCAGCATTATTTTTCGCCGATCAAATAGCCTTTATGAGCTGATAGGTCTGCACTGCTGATTGTGGTGCTCCTCCGCGAAGATCACAAAGAAAGAAGTTTGACAGTTTTGTCTTGGCCTTGGAAAACAATCACATTATGTGGAGATTCCTCATGATGTTGACACTTTGGGGATCCAGGCGTATGTCCAGGTTATTCACACACTGTGCAAACGTTGGGAATTTTGTATTGTGTTTTCGGTGACTGTTTTCCCTGCAATTAAACTATTTCGCTTTAGAACTCTCTATGACTTGATTATAATGGTGTATCCGGCATTTCAGTGTTGCACTTCTTGGGATTGATTTGTTGTTCGGAACAACGGGTTATGAATATGAACATATACCCTTCAACACACTGGTTATTCGATGGGTTGTCGAGTGTctgatattttcatatttaaggGGGATGTCTACACCAAAgaagtgtaggagatttttgttgcatgcagtTGTTACTAATAATAGGCaaagtattcaacaataatagaccTCAAAGTACAATACTCTattttttagagaatttttaaattatcagtctgcttccagataaccccttatatgtcaaatttttaaacatttctgttttaaaactctatataatgaaagtgaaatgttataaagtttgaaaatgaaaaacaaaataatcatgaatgaagtttgcatgatttttattggaatccacataattatgaaactaaaatattttaaaattcttttacggcaaactgctggatgaaatcccacaaaaatctgaaaatagaaAGAATATCCGTTGgttaatgagatgaaaaaaagaaattgaatgaaattgaaaaattaaaagaaatactgaattatttcaaaaatcttggtttgaaagatcctgtttaagagttgtctttcttggtTTTACTTGGTCTCACATATCTTGGGACCaattttctaattaaaaaaaaaatcacgatgAAATATGTATATTAGAAGTATATGCTAAAATGTAGTAATAAGGTTAGTAGACATAagtgcttatgataatgtttgaatctgaaaaattatatttttgatgaatgcattatatttatatttaactcTTTATAACAAAATGTTAGTAGTTATAttgccttttattttttttatatacaatgcaaattataaacaaccatatgcatattttatacatacattagatgtccctagtgatacaca is part of the Crassostrea angulata isolate pt1a10 chromosome 3, ASM2561291v2, whole genome shotgun sequence genome and encodes:
- the LOC128176861 gene encoding amyloid-beta A4 precursor protein-binding family A member 2-like, which translates into the protein MKGEMLGIVIVESGWGSMVLTVVLVNMYPSGPTARCGQLNIGDQIISINGISLFGLPLSACQNYNKTSKNQTVVKLTVVPCAPVVKVLIKRPDVKYQLGFSVQNGVVCSLLHTVKMSRILDF
- the LOC128176862 gene encoding uncharacterized protein LOC128176862, whose product is MPYTKITKAKSRDKCSLCEQGVQDNKWQEHLLMCNGGKFPCKMCGKLFKKSSYLQRHEKKFHPAEVLEKKTEGDKEWLEQDPGELIGEVSNESDSSSSSIDSNEEEDVVEESKVDEPGKDNERQVPQEIKKVEEKGGEVNTCSSSLEKGRIIRKPTIPIPVFAPQRRVPLNLPDKNVSLKRFHFSSKCSTSTQTEDVCHAAQTRIKKRKLHKTTFSYVKDDKNVEEILEEEEFEYEN